In Pseudothermotoga sp., one genomic interval encodes:
- a CDS encoding LacI family transcriptional regulator: protein MSTIENRKHPTIRDIAELSGYSINTVSRALRGRGYVSPEAKRKILQVAESIGYFKDRTALSLRNRQSKIIGVIIVDNSNPFYADVLKGIEEEAYKEGYETILMNTYRDPEREKIALIRMIERRVDGIIITSTQQNWDFLLRVKRLGMNVVLVGSHHPGLISVRPDDVKAGYIATKHLIDMGHKNIIMLNSLPSKFTAQMRLNGYLQALNESNLTARVLNSSEGFDNAYRTMSKFLSSCDRNFTAVFCYNDIFAFATIKALKDHGWRVPEDVSVVGIDDLVFCSLISPPLTTIRIDRFQLGSDAFNMVINKIQVTEKVNNVELVCRESVKKLT from the coding sequence GTGTCAACGATAGAGAACCGAAAGCATCCAACGATCAGGGACATAGCTGAACTGAGTGGATATTCGATAAACACTGTCTCGAGAGCTCTGCGCGGCAGAGGCTATGTGAGTCCAGAGGCGAAGAGAAAGATATTGCAAGTTGCAGAGAGCATCGGTTATTTCAAAGACAGAACGGCACTATCTCTGAGGAACAGACAGAGCAAGATCATAGGCGTGATCATCGTTGACAATTCGAACCCTTTCTACGCCGATGTTCTGAAAGGTATCGAAGAAGAAGCTTACAAGGAAGGCTATGAAACGATCCTAATGAACACCTACAGAGATCCAGAGAGAGAGAAGATCGCTTTGATCAGGATGATAGAGAGACGCGTAGATGGCATCATCATCACCTCGACGCAACAAAACTGGGATTTTCTGCTGAGGGTCAAAAGACTTGGAATGAACGTCGTGCTGGTGGGATCTCACCATCCCGGTCTCATTTCCGTCAGGCCAGACGATGTGAAAGCAGGTTACATCGCCACCAAACATCTGATAGACATGGGACACAAGAACATAATCATGCTGAACTCACTGCCGAGCAAATTCACAGCACAGATGAGATTGAATGGTTATCTACAAGCGCTCAACGAGAGTAATTTGACCGCACGTGTACTCAACTCTTCGGAAGGTTTCGACAACGCTTACAGAACGATGAGCAAATTTTTGTCATCCTGTGATAGAAACTTCACTGCTGTTTTTTGCTACAACGACATTTTCGCTTTCGCCACGATCAAAGCTTTGAAGGATCATGGCTGGCGTGTTCCTGAAGATGTGAGCGTTGTGGGGATCGACGATTTGGTTTTTTGCAGCTTGATTTCACCACCGCTCACTACGATTCGAATCGATAGATTTCAACTTGGAAGTGACGCGTTCAACATGGTGATAAACAAGATCCAAGTCACCGAGAAAGTGAACAACGTTGAGCTGGTTTGCAGAGAAAGCGTGAAGAAGTTGACGTGA
- a CDS encoding biotin transporter BioY has translation MIESVLVRKSVWVKVLLAFGFSVLTGLAAQIRIPLPFTPVPVTGQTFVVLLTPFLIGSWSILSQAVYVALGAIGLPWFAGWNAGLNVVLGPTGGYLIGFILASLFLSSYKKRYYFDKLVSMLLANFLIIHGLGLIQLTIWFYTKGSTPNFWKLISMSLLPFIPGDLIKIFLASSIVSLKFNPKKE, from the coding sequence GTGATCGAGAGCGTCCTCGTTCGAAAGAGCGTTTGGGTGAAAGTCTTATTGGCGTTCGGTTTTTCAGTCCTCACGGGATTGGCAGCTCAAATCAGAATACCTCTTCCTTTCACTCCCGTTCCCGTCACGGGACAAACTTTCGTTGTGCTTCTAACACCGTTTTTGATTGGAAGCTGGTCGATCTTGAGTCAAGCGGTCTATGTAGCTTTGGGAGCAATAGGTCTACCGTGGTTTGCAGGTTGGAATGCTGGACTAAACGTAGTGCTTGGTCCTACTGGAGGTTATCTGATAGGTTTCATCCTGGCTTCTTTGTTCCTATCGTCGTACAAAAAAAGATATTACTTCGACAAGCTGGTCTCGATGCTATTGGCAAATTTCTTGATAATACACGGCCTTGGTTTGATTCAATTGACGATCTGGTTTTACACCAAAGGTTCAACACCAAATTTTTGGAAACTGATTTCCATGTCCCTGTTGCCTTTCATCCCTGGTGATCTGATCAAAATTTTTCTAGCATCATCCATTGTTTCTTTGAAGTTCAACCCAAAGAAAGAGTGA
- a CDS encoding rubredoxin, giving the protein MQKYRCIICGYVYDPAEGDPDNDISPGTPFEDLPEDWVCPVCGAPKEDFEPIEE; this is encoded by the coding sequence ATGCAGAAGTACAGATGCATAATCTGTGGTTATGTGTACGATCCTGCTGAAGGCGATCCAGACAACGACATCTCTCCGGGGACACCTTTCGAAGACTTACCAGAAGATTGGGTTTGTCCAGTCTGTGGTGCTCCCAAGGAAGACTTTGAGCCGATTGAAGAGTGA
- a CDS encoding alkaline phosphatase family protein has translation MRLEKLEGDLFKPDYEQFSIVNVSNFVLEHFGVQTVHPAYPLRHLVPGISEGVEKIVFFLIDALGMTSLEKLLNKERVFHDYTILEATSVFPTTTSSAITSLLTATTPIEHGILGYALYIKQLGTLLNMIELSSPIMGKVTSTLNNKDLMFEKTVFERLLEIGVKSFVLTSKTIRNSGLSTLVNTGASIRSYQSFGDMFSKFREILQEDGPFFCFAYWGLLDSIGHKLGVDSDAFESELYWLLKMLAREILPILPKNALLVVMGDHGQIYTPWERETWWSWKDPISQFFSIPPGGEMRMMHIYTAEQKEVIKYLSEKYADRAISMTREEVLGLQLFGNVPSTSSRAIERIGEVVLIARENYSFYFKYTGKEESLKSKHGSLTLQELIVPLMLFRR, from the coding sequence ATGCGTCTTGAAAAACTCGAAGGGGATCTATTCAAACCGGATTACGAGCAATTCTCCATCGTTAATGTGTCGAATTTCGTCTTGGAACACTTTGGGGTTCAGACAGTTCATCCCGCGTATCCTTTAAGGCATCTTGTTCCTGGCATATCTGAAGGTGTAGAGAAGATCGTGTTCTTCCTCATAGACGCATTGGGCATGACCAGTCTGGAGAAACTTTTGAATAAAGAGCGAGTTTTCCATGATTACACGATACTTGAAGCAACTTCGGTTTTTCCAACGACCACCTCTTCTGCGATAACTTCGTTGTTGACGGCAACGACTCCCATAGAACACGGTATCCTCGGATACGCGCTTTACATAAAACAACTTGGAACCTTGCTGAACATGATAGAGCTTTCCTCTCCCATCATGGGGAAGGTCACTTCGACTTTGAACAATAAAGATCTGATGTTCGAGAAAACAGTTTTTGAGAGACTCTTGGAGATCGGTGTGAAGAGCTTCGTGTTGACCTCGAAAACCATCAGAAATTCTGGTCTTTCGACTCTGGTCAACACCGGTGCGTCCATCAGATCTTACCAAAGTTTCGGTGACATGTTCTCAAAGTTCCGAGAAATCCTGCAGGAAGATGGTCCATTTTTCTGCTTCGCGTACTGGGGACTCCTAGATTCTATAGGCCACAAGCTCGGTGTCGACTCAGACGCGTTTGAGAGTGAGCTTTATTGGCTTCTCAAGATGTTGGCAAGAGAAATTCTACCCATTTTGCCAAAGAACGCTTTGCTCGTTGTTATGGGTGATCATGGGCAAATCTACACCCCATGGGAGAGGGAAACGTGGTGGTCCTGGAAAGACCCGATCTCTCAGTTTTTCTCGATCCCACCTGGAGGCGAGATGAGAATGATGCATATTTACACTGCTGAACAAAAAGAAGTGATAAAATACTTGAGTGAAAAATATGCTGATAGAGCTATATCGATGACTAGGGAAGAAGTGTTGGGTTTGCAACTCTTCGGGAATGTACCATCGACGTCTTCGAGAGCCATTGAGAGAATAGGAGAAGTTGTGCTCATCGCCAGGGAGAATTATTCCTTTTATTTCAAATACACTGGTAAAGAAGAAAGCTTGAAATCCAAGCATGGAAGTTTGACACTTCAAGAGTTGATCGTTCCTTTGATGCTGTTCAGGAGGTGA
- a CDS encoding ribonuclease H-like YkuK family protein has translation MYIEKFLNGDRFKLFIGTDSDDRDGVVTFATVFIVYKLGVGAIYFYTIKRERRYYDVYSRIFEETHLSLQMADFVKRTLNLDSAEIHIDAGYEGPSKQIIPSIVGYIKGMGYSYRLKPWAFAATKIAHRHTK, from the coding sequence GTGTACATAGAGAAATTTTTAAATGGTGATCGATTCAAGCTCTTCATCGGAACCGACAGTGACGATCGAGACGGTGTTGTGACGTTCGCTACGGTGTTCATAGTTTACAAACTCGGAGTTGGAGCGATCTATTTCTACACGATCAAGCGCGAACGACGTTATTATGATGTTTACTCGAGGATCTTTGAAGAAACCCACCTGAGCTTACAGATGGCTGATTTCGTCAAGCGTACTTTAAACCTGGACAGCGCCGAAATTCACATCGATGCCGGTTATGAAGGACCGAGCAAACAGATCATACCTTCCATCGTCGGTTACATAAAGGGCATGGGTTACAGCTACAGATTGAAACCTTGGGCTTTCGCTGCGACTAAAATTGCACATAGGCATACGAAATGA
- a CDS encoding threonine/serine dehydratase → MSVLTAKQIQEAYERIRRFIHRTTILTSGTLNEMTKRQIFMKAENFQKSGSFKIRGAMNFLLSMSDGERRKGVVTGSSGNHGQALALAGKILGVDVKVVVPKDASAAKVAAIEGYGAKLERFGTSSTERLNRAKQISMEEGRVFVPPFDHFWIMAGQGTVGLEVLEQLDEVDAVLVPCGGCGLIAGIATYVKEKQPNVKIYGVEPEKSNSTYLSLKAGHRVELSNIQTIADGLRTASPGELTFPIVQKYVEDVLLVSEKEIAQAVVFLLERCKVLVEPSGAVTVAAVMFEKLPLKHKKIVVILSGGNVDTERLMEIFTMLRN, encoded by the coding sequence ATGAGTGTGTTGACTGCCAAGCAGATTCAGGAAGCTTACGAAAGAATACGGAGGTTCATCCACAGAACGACCATCCTCACATCAGGAACTTTGAATGAGATGACGAAGCGACAGATATTCATGAAAGCGGAGAATTTTCAGAAGAGTGGTTCATTCAAAATAAGAGGGGCGATGAATTTCTTGCTCTCAATGAGCGATGGGGAACGCCGAAAAGGTGTGGTAACAGGTTCCTCGGGGAACCACGGACAAGCCCTAGCGCTGGCTGGAAAAATCCTTGGAGTGGATGTGAAAGTCGTCGTTCCGAAGGATGCATCCGCGGCGAAGGTGGCAGCCATAGAAGGATACGGCGCAAAGCTTGAAAGATTTGGAACTTCTTCCACGGAACGTTTGAATCGTGCAAAGCAGATTTCGATGGAAGAAGGTAGAGTTTTTGTTCCCCCGTTCGATCACTTCTGGATAATGGCTGGTCAGGGCACCGTCGGATTGGAGGTGCTTGAGCAATTAGACGAAGTGGATGCCGTTTTGGTTCCCTGTGGTGGCTGTGGTTTGATAGCGGGAATAGCGACCTATGTGAAGGAGAAACAACCGAACGTGAAGATCTATGGCGTTGAACCTGAAAAGAGCAACAGCACTTATCTATCTTTAAAAGCTGGCCACAGGGTCGAGCTTTCGAATATCCAAACGATTGCCGATGGTCTTCGAACGGCTAGTCCCGGTGAGTTGACCTTCCCCATAGTGCAGAAGTATGTTGAAGATGTGCTCCTCGTCTCGGAAAAAGAGATCGCCCAAGCGGTTGTTTTCTTGCTGGAACGTTGTAAGGTCCTGGTTGAACCTTCTGGGGCAGTTACGGTGGCAGCGGTGATGTTCGAAAAGTTGCCTTTGAAGCATAAAAAAATTGTGGTGATCCTGTCTGGAGGAAACGTTGATACGGAGAGGCTGATGGAAATTTTTACGATGTTGAGAAATTGA
- the rlmB gene encoding 23S rRNA (guanosine(2251)-2'-O)-methyltransferase RlmB, protein MIVYGKSVLEEVLKIRYPVRMIYLREDKKDKPSELFEKLKKAGYPVTFASEEKLIKLCGEEKNQGIVIDLEFRYADETELEGDLLVVLDHITDPHNFGAIARTAVGAGAKAIVIPKDRSVKVTPAVVKVSAGTVLRIPVIIVTNLARTIERLKQEGFWVYGADMSGKSVYEEDFQSPVVVVFGNEGEGLSRLIREKCDELIAVPMYSDIDSLNVSVSAGIVLFEIARKIRRVRR, encoded by the coding sequence ATGATCGTGTACGGTAAAAGTGTTCTTGAGGAAGTTCTGAAGATTCGCTACCCTGTGAGGATGATTTATCTGAGAGAAGATAAAAAGGATAAGCCGTCCGAGCTTTTCGAAAAGCTGAAGAAGGCTGGTTATCCTGTGACCTTCGCGTCCGAAGAGAAGCTCATCAAACTGTGTGGTGAAGAGAAAAATCAAGGAATCGTGATAGATTTAGAATTTCGGTATGCTGACGAGACCGAACTCGAAGGTGACCTCTTGGTCGTTCTGGATCACATAACTGATCCCCACAATTTTGGTGCCATCGCCCGCACGGCCGTCGGGGCAGGGGCCAAAGCGATCGTGATACCCAAAGATCGCTCAGTTAAGGTTACACCAGCGGTTGTGAAAGTGTCGGCGGGAACTGTGCTGAGGATTCCAGTGATCATCGTGACGAATCTCGCTAGAACCATAGAAAGATTGAAGCAGGAAGGCTTCTGGGTTTACGGTGCCGATATGTCTGGTAAAAGCGTTTATGAGGAGGATTTTCAATCTCCAGTGGTGGTGGTTTTTGGAAACGAAGGTGAAGGTCTGAGTAGATTGATCAGAGAGAAGTGTGATGAACTCATTGCTGTGCCGATGTATTCAGATATAGATTCGCTCAACGTGTCCGTCAGTGCCGGTATCGTGTTGTTCGAGATCGCCAGAAAAATCAGAAGAGTGAGGCGATGA
- the fliJ gene encoding flagellar export protein FliJ: protein MFRFRLSRLLSLKISHEQLLKIQLNALRNQIKDIETDLKGFEEQLRSLDLRTLSRSTRGVTGFELSQLLTYREILWREIESLKSKLDQLRKQEETLRDQYLEARKERKILQNLRERRFKAYAFEQDRLHRLYLDEVAIRKFTSSQQD, encoded by the coding sequence ATGTTCAGATTCAGATTGTCCAGGTTACTCTCGTTGAAAATCTCGCACGAACAGTTGTTGAAGATTCAGCTCAACGCTTTGAGAAACCAAATCAAGGACATTGAAACCGATCTGAAAGGGTTTGAAGAACAACTGCGTAGCCTCGATCTGAGGACGCTTTCTCGATCGACTCGTGGGGTCACCGGATTCGAGTTATCCCAGTTGCTCACATACAGAGAGATCCTCTGGAGAGAGATCGAAAGCTTAAAGTCGAAGTTGGATCAATTGAGAAAGCAGGAAGAAACTTTGAGAGATCAGTATCTTGAAGCAAGAAAAGAAAGGAAAATACTGCAAAATCTCCGTGAAAGAAGGTTCAAAGCTTATGCATTCGAACAAGATCGATTACATAGACTCTATCTCGACGAAGTTGCTATTAGAAAATTTACCTCGTCCCAGCAAGACTGA
- the minC gene encoding septum site-determining protein MinC: MDLVDFKMTKDGLVLVIRHYENVQSILDQIISKLSQMKGFFAAGDKIMLMIERHEMHSHDIPKIISLLREHGIDVAQILIGESFQPDLSALNRMKLLEERETKSGTKVIRKHVRSGQAVVHSGDILVIGNVHAGAELLAGGSIVVFGNVKGTLRAGLNEGDNAVIAALSMQPSLLQISGYTLREVSSYEEPVVVHVKNGKIVVEKAKDIKF, encoded by the coding sequence ATGGACCTTGTCGATTTCAAAATGACTAAAGATGGACTCGTGCTCGTGATAAGACACTATGAAAACGTCCAATCGATCTTGGACCAAATCATTTCAAAACTTTCCCAAATGAAGGGCTTCTTCGCTGCTGGTGACAAAATCATGCTCATGATCGAACGGCACGAGATGCATTCTCATGATATACCGAAGATCATTTCACTGTTACGGGAGCATGGTATAGATGTAGCTCAAATACTGATAGGTGAATCGTTTCAACCGGATCTCAGTGCGTTGAACCGTATGAAACTGCTGGAAGAACGTGAAACGAAGTCCGGTACGAAGGTTATCAGAAAGCACGTCAGATCAGGGCAAGCGGTGGTACACTCTGGGGACATTTTGGTGATAGGAAACGTCCATGCGGGGGCGGAGTTGCTCGCTGGAGGTTCGATCGTAGTTTTTGGGAACGTCAAAGGAACCCTTCGAGCTGGTTTGAACGAGGGCGATAACGCAGTCATCGCAGCTCTCAGCATGCAACCATCGTTGTTGCAAATCTCTGGATACACTTTGAGAGAAGTTTCGAGTTACGAAGAACCAGTTGTGGTACACGTAAAAAATGGTAAGATCGTTGTGGAAAAAGCAAAGGACATCAAATTCTGA
- a CDS encoding M20/M25/M40 family metallo-hydrolase gives MNTKELLMSLSNIDGPAGFEGPVLDAIEQIVKGLCDKTWRNKVGTLIAEKKGSGKTKLGIFAHVDEVGLTVAKVEEGFLRLETVGGVDPKVLLAQRVKVYTREGVVNGIVGILPPHLQKEEHRSKFPDYDKIFVDVSCDERGDKVRVGDICVFDVKPIEINGKISGKALDNRAGCVSLLLAANLLRKLQHDADVYFIFSSQEEVQGPGAISATYELGLDQAVVVDVTHANVKQASLPLIKLGEGPVLGIGPTIDPGFYKRALDIAQKHNVKVQIEPLPGRSGTDTDQIQITRIGVKTLLISIPLMYMHTPVEVVDLKDVEETARLLAFIAAE, from the coding sequence TTGAATACGAAAGAGCTTTTGATGTCACTGTCAAACATCGATGGGCCAGCCGGATTCGAAGGCCCCGTACTCGATGCGATAGAACAGATCGTGAAGGGTTTATGCGACAAAACTTGGCGCAACAAAGTTGGAACGCTCATAGCCGAAAAGAAAGGTTCAGGGAAGACGAAGTTGGGAATCTTTGCACACGTAGACGAAGTGGGTCTCACCGTGGCGAAGGTAGAAGAAGGTTTTCTCCGACTCGAAACCGTTGGTGGTGTGGATCCTAAAGTTCTACTCGCACAGAGGGTGAAGGTGTACACGAGAGAAGGAGTGGTGAACGGGATCGTCGGTATCCTCCCTCCACACCTTCAAAAAGAAGAGCACAGATCCAAATTCCCCGATTATGACAAAATCTTCGTGGATGTTTCGTGCGATGAACGTGGTGACAAAGTCCGTGTCGGAGACATTTGTGTTTTCGACGTGAAACCGATAGAGATCAACGGTAAGATTTCTGGGAAAGCTTTGGATAACCGAGCTGGTTGTGTCTCTCTACTCCTCGCTGCGAATCTGCTTCGAAAGTTACAACACGATGCGGACGTCTATTTCATTTTTTCAAGCCAAGAAGAGGTACAGGGACCAGGAGCGATCTCAGCAACTTACGAGCTGGGACTCGATCAAGCTGTAGTGGTCGATGTGACACACGCGAACGTGAAACAAGCCTCTCTACCTCTGATAAAGCTCGGTGAAGGGCCAGTTCTTGGGATTGGACCTACTATAGATCCGGGATTTTACAAACGCGCCCTGGACATAGCACAAAAACACAACGTGAAGGTTCAGATCGAACCGCTTCCAGGTCGTTCTGGCACCGACACCGATCAAATTCAGATCACACGCATTGGTGTGAAAACCTTGCTGATTTCTATACCGTTGATGTACATGCACACACCGGTTGAAGTTGTGGATCTCAAGGATGTAGAGGAAACCGCAAGACTTTTGGCATTCATCGCCGCTGAGTGA
- a CDS encoding M42 family metallopeptidase, which translates to MYLKELSMINGVSGDEGRVRTFIKQQIQNKVDQLWEDKLGNLIALRKGSVGKRKILLVAHMDEVGFMVTNIDEDGTLCFAPVGAVETQVVIGKQVKINDSIFGVIGFKPIHLQEKDQLLKPPKFEELRIYIGAKNKEEALKAVKIGDYVCFVTEYRENGHRASGKAFDDRVGCSVLMDVIDKQNRYQDDVYFAFVVQEEVGLRGSAVVVEQVHPDVSIVLEGTIAGDDLGLEKDRWSTHLGEGPAVTFMHSGYVVNQRVFQAIVSVAEKNGIPYQFRRRTAGSTDAGRLARTGAGTASGVVSVPTRYIHSPVCMIDLKDYANTVQLIEKILEEGEVFAK; encoded by the coding sequence TTGTATCTGAAGGAGTTATCGATGATCAACGGAGTATCGGGTGATGAAGGTAGAGTACGAACCTTCATAAAGCAACAGATACAGAACAAGGTGGACCAACTGTGGGAAGATAAACTTGGTAATCTGATAGCGCTGAGAAAGGGAAGCGTGGGAAAACGAAAGATACTCTTGGTGGCACACATGGATGAAGTTGGATTCATGGTGACGAACATCGACGAAGATGGTACGCTGTGCTTTGCGCCTGTTGGTGCTGTGGAAACTCAAGTTGTCATAGGTAAACAGGTCAAGATCAACGATTCGATTTTTGGTGTGATAGGTTTCAAACCTATTCATCTTCAAGAAAAAGACCAACTGCTCAAACCTCCGAAGTTCGAAGAGTTGAGGATCTACATAGGTGCCAAGAACAAGGAAGAAGCACTCAAAGCTGTCAAAATAGGCGACTATGTGTGCTTCGTCACAGAATATAGGGAAAACGGGCACAGAGCGAGTGGAAAAGCCTTCGATGATCGTGTTGGATGTTCCGTGCTGATGGACGTCATAGATAAACAAAATCGTTACCAAGACGACGTTTATTTCGCCTTCGTCGTTCAAGAAGAAGTGGGGTTGCGTGGGAGCGCGGTTGTGGTTGAGCAAGTTCATCCGGACGTATCCATCGTTTTGGAAGGTACGATCGCAGGTGACGATCTTGGATTGGAAAAGGATCGATGGTCCACTCACTTGGGTGAAGGACCAGCGGTGACGTTCATGCACAGTGGGTATGTCGTCAATCAGAGAGTTTTTCAAGCGATCGTGTCTGTCGCGGAGAAAAATGGTATACCCTATCAATTCAGAAGGAGAACGGCGGGTTCGACGGATGCCGGTAGGCTCGCAAGGACCGGAGCTGGGACGGCTTCAGGTGTGGTTTCAGTTCCAACGCGTTATATTCATAGTCCGGTGTGCATGATCGATCTGAAAGATTACGCAAACACGGTTCAGCTGATAGAGAAGATCCTTGAAGAAGGGGAGGTATTCGCAAAATGA
- a CDS encoding M42 family metallopeptidase, translated as MIDLIKKLTEAYGPSGRESEVHKIILEELSDHIDGYKFDAVGNLLVWKYGSSGKKILFDAHSDEIGLVVTNITEKGFLRVESVGGVLPHSFVGHRVRFPNAVGVVYVEGESEEERKKNWTNLSLDSMFVDIGAKSYEEAKNKVPIGSFGVYDSYFYQMGEYLVSKAMDDRIGCAVIVEVLKRLKSCPNTIIGSFSVQEEVGLVGASVAAYTLVPDVCIAVDVTDSADYPKAFKRHAMALNKGPAIKIKDRASISNRQVVEKLVELAEASGIPYQMEVLAFGGTNAAALQRTRAGIAAATVSVPTRYVHTPSETVSVSDVENTVQLLIEYATKGV; from the coding sequence ATGATAGACCTTATAAAAAAGTTGACGGAAGCCTATGGACCGAGTGGCAGAGAATCTGAGGTGCACAAGATAATCCTCGAAGAACTTTCAGACCACATAGATGGGTACAAATTCGACGCTGTTGGGAACTTGCTGGTGTGGAAGTACGGAAGCAGTGGGAAGAAGATCCTGTTCGATGCACACAGCGATGAAATAGGTTTGGTCGTTACGAACATAACTGAAAAAGGTTTTCTGAGGGTGGAGAGTGTCGGAGGGGTTCTTCCCCACAGCTTCGTTGGTCATCGCGTCAGGTTCCCGAACGCAGTGGGTGTGGTTTACGTGGAAGGAGAAAGTGAAGAAGAGAGGAAAAAGAACTGGACAAATCTCAGCCTCGACAGTATGTTTGTGGACATAGGTGCGAAAAGTTATGAAGAAGCTAAGAATAAAGTTCCAATTGGTTCTTTCGGTGTCTACGACAGTTATTTCTATCAAATGGGAGAATATTTGGTCAGCAAAGCGATGGACGACAGAATAGGGTGTGCTGTGATCGTCGAGGTGCTCAAGAGACTGAAGTCTTGTCCAAACACGATCATAGGTTCTTTCTCAGTTCAGGAAGAAGTCGGTTTGGTGGGAGCTTCGGTCGCAGCTTACACGCTCGTGCCCGATGTTTGCATCGCCGTAGATGTTACCGATTCTGCGGACTATCCGAAAGCTTTCAAGAGACACGCCATGGCGCTCAATAAAGGCCCCGCGATCAAGATCAAAGATCGAGCCTCTATAAGTAACAGACAGGTCGTTGAAAAACTCGTTGAACTCGCTGAAGCGAGTGGTATTCCATACCAAATGGAAGTGCTGGCTTTCGGCGGAACCAACGCGGCTGCTCTGCAGAGAACCAGGGCTGGCATCGCGGCCGCGACGGTGTCTGTACCAACCAGATACGTGCACACTCCGAGTGAAACGGTGAGCGTTTCAGACGTTGAGAACACCGTTCAATTGCTGATCGAATATGCAACGAAAGGAGTGTGA
- a CDS encoding SPOR domain-containing protein, producing MPRREIRLTYTQARLLALLVVILSVGFVGFSLATFFILKSRENVKIEIVEIPPAKIEIPIPQEKAEPAKIPEQPREFYRVETYDYAKLVVEATELIERGTKVSTYVLEPSEALGVLRAAKKPFFITELSKDACCISFVGGHAIEGKREYNTLYGVFVLSSTSKDLALERMFALRSAGFPAYLMKFTRDGRDWFTLVVGAFPTSDSAEDFNKNLDWSRVMRISGASKPGYTGRISP from the coding sequence ATGCCACGCAGAGAAATAAGGTTAACCTATACACAGGCTCGTTTGCTGGCTCTGCTCGTGGTGATTTTGAGTGTGGGGTTTGTGGGTTTCAGCCTCGCAACTTTTTTCATCTTGAAGAGTCGTGAAAATGTGAAAATCGAGATAGTTGAAATTCCTCCAGCTAAGATCGAAATCCCAATTCCCCAGGAGAAAGCAGAACCGGCGAAAATTCCAGAACAACCTCGTGAGTTCTACAGGGTAGAGACGTACGATTACGCCAAGCTCGTGGTGGAGGCAACCGAATTGATCGAAAGAGGTACAAAGGTTTCGACTTACGTCCTCGAACCGAGTGAAGCTTTGGGTGTACTGAGGGCCGCCAAAAAACCTTTCTTCATAACGGAACTTTCTAAAGATGCGTGTTGCATCAGTTTCGTTGGTGGCCACGCCATCGAGGGTAAGCGAGAGTACAATACACTCTACGGCGTTTTCGTGCTTTCGAGTACGAGCAAAGATCTGGCGCTGGAAAGAATGTTCGCTCTCAGAAGCGCCGGTTTTCCGGCGTACCTCATGAAATTCACGAGGGACGGTAGGGATTGGTTCACCCTGGTGGTGGGAGCCTTTCCCACCAGTGATTCAGCCGAAGATTTCAACAAAAACTTGGATTGGTCTAGAGTCATGAGGATAAGTGGAGCGAGTAAACCTGGCTACACCGGGAGGATCAGTCCTTGA
- a CDS encoding helix-hairpin-helix domain-containing protein: MKLSTSEKRLLLLLFVGVLLLSGAVVELGTRKVQQSTVTSRKSVELPIDLNSATEQELMSLPGIGQSKAKAIIEYRQKNGPFRTLSDLERVPGIGKKTIEKLAPYVNLSSIEAESKNNGKFKVNVNTARLEELMELPGIGEVKALEIIKMRQQMRFSKPEDLLKVPGIGSKTLEKIVDYITF, translated from the coding sequence TTGAAGCTTTCCACTTCTGAAAAAAGATTGCTTTTACTTCTTTTCGTCGGTGTGTTGCTTTTGAGTGGAGCTGTGGTAGAACTGGGAACAAGAAAAGTACAGCAAAGTACTGTGACATCCAGAAAATCTGTCGAGTTACCCATCGACTTGAACAGTGCCACTGAACAAGAATTGATGTCTTTGCCTGGTATAGGTCAAAGTAAAGCGAAAGCGATCATAGAATATAGGCAAAAGAATGGTCCCTTCAGAACTTTGTCCGATCTGGAACGTGTTCCAGGGATCGGTAAAAAAACTATCGAAAAACTCGCCCCTTACGTGAATCTGTCTTCGATCGAGGCAGAATCGAAGAACAACGGCAAGTTCAAAGTGAACGTGAACACGGCGAGATTAGAGGAATTGATGGAACTACCGGGAATAGGTGAAGTCAAAGCATTGGAGATCATCAAAATGAGACAGCAAATGCGCTTTTCAAAACCGGAGGATCTGCTCAAAGTACCCGGCATAGGCTCAAAAACATTGGAAAAGATCGTGGATTACATCACATTTTAG